A window of the Paenibacillus woosongensis genome harbors these coding sequences:
- a CDS encoding nucleotide disphospho-sugar-binding domain-containing protein, protein MKLLFFMLPYHGHINPTLSVAEELVRRGEQIVYYTTEEFAGKLEGIGAELRLVGREFGFFMEELDKKPLAASLRNADFYVDNLNRHVALASELLEQVQQEQADGVVCDPMCLWGRAAAERLELPRALFFSGIAVTADSPVFDYFSRLFDGDIPEIITNMFLKREPLMLAPIPRKFQPDSAYLGEGFEFIGPTIVDREAADQDFPLEEIAGHPTIYISLGSIINNPQFYELCMEAFAGSRWKVVMVSQTRPQQVPDNFLVYPFVPQLKVLQHADLFISHGGMNSVMESLWYGVPLLMVPQSSDQPLVAARAEELDLGRKLELQTITPDLLLAKAEEILADSAIRESVRSMQSILHHGGGSQRGADVIQRYFSAQIRREQLLNSVTEQN, encoded by the coding sequence ATGAAGCTGTTGTTCTTCATGCTGCCGTATCATGGCCACATTAATCCTACATTATCTGTAGCGGAGGAGCTCGTTCGCCGCGGGGAGCAGATCGTGTATTACACCACAGAGGAGTTTGCGGGAAAATTGGAGGGCATTGGTGCCGAGCTTCGCCTCGTTGGCCGGGAATTCGGCTTCTTCATGGAGGAACTGGATAAGAAGCCTTTGGCGGCTTCACTTCGAAATGCGGATTTTTATGTAGATAATCTGAACCGGCATGTAGCGTTAGCTTCCGAGCTGCTGGAGCAGGTGCAGCAGGAGCAGGCTGACGGCGTCGTATGCGATCCGATGTGTCTGTGGGGACGCGCAGCGGCGGAGCGGCTTGAACTGCCGCGAGCGCTGTTCTTCTCAGGGATTGCCGTTACGGCCGACTCTCCGGTATTCGACTATTTTTCCCGGTTGTTTGACGGAGATATCCCGGAAATCATCACGAATATGTTCCTGAAGCGGGAGCCGCTAATGCTCGCTCCGATTCCAAGGAAGTTCCAGCCGGACTCGGCGTATTTAGGAGAAGGGTTTGAATTTATCGGCCCGACTATCGTCGACAGGGAGGCGGCGGATCAGGACTTTCCGCTCGAAGAGATTGCCGGGCATCCCACGATCTATATTTCGCTTGGCAGCATTATTAATAATCCTCAATTTTATGAACTTTGCATGGAAGCTTTTGCGGGCAGCCGCTGGAAAGTAGTTATGGTCTCCCAGACGCGGCCACAGCAGGTTCCTGATAATTTTCTCGTCTATCCATTTGTCCCTCAATTAAAAGTGCTGCAGCATGCCGATCTGTTTATCTCTCATGGCGGTATGAACTCGGTGATGGAGTCGCTGTGGTATGGCGTTCCCCTTCTGATGGTGCCGCAAAGCTCCGATCAACCGCTTGTAGCCGCCCGGGCCGAGGAGCTGGACCTAGGCAGAAAGCTGGAATTACAAACGATTACGCCAGACCTGCTTCTCGCGAAGGCCGAGGAGATTCTCGCGGATTCCGCAATTCGCGAAAGCGTACGCTCCATGCAGTCGATCCTGCATCATGGCGGGGGAAGCCAGCGGGGCGCGGATGTGATTCAGCGGTACTTTTCTGCTCAGATACGGCGAGAGCAGTTGTTGAATTCAGTGACTGAGCAGAATTAA
- a CDS encoding MDR family MFS transporter gives MKDLHTNINSVQWIVTGFMLAIGTIAPVVGFLGAKAGYKKLYLASLIGLTISSTLCGLSWNIGSLIAFRVIQGLCAGMIQISTMTIIYQSVSKEKQSMAISLWTVSVMVAPAIGPTLGGLITNAWGWEALFYANVPVGFIAILSAALCLPDRKGSAGVTLDAWGLVTVVVGNVSLLMYFTKGSDLGWFSAPSLALLLAGLAGIAAFIWRELSAKEPLLNIRVFQYPKYAMGTILNCLISVGLYSSVFLIPLFLEEAQGASSFTSGLIMLPGAIIMILVTMATGKLYGKFDPVWFVLAGVLLLCIASWEFSRLTMHSSIGYVMIWMILRYIGVGLATSPVTNISMSHIPAEHVGSATSISNWLRQAVAALAIAIFSSILAVRTGAHLAELRGEKVGEALKQAAFLYGSNDTFLAATAVLIFAVPLSLLLRKRKANA, from the coding sequence ATGAAGGATTTGCATACGAATATTAATTCCGTGCAATGGATTGTCACGGGTTTTATGCTGGCGATCGGTACGATTGCCCCTGTGGTTGGCTTTCTGGGGGCCAAGGCAGGTTACAAAAAACTGTACCTCGCATCATTGATCGGTTTGACGATTTCTTCCACGCTATGCGGCCTCTCTTGGAATATCGGATCGCTGATCGCATTCCGGGTGATCCAAGGCCTCTGCGCAGGAATGATTCAAATTTCCACGATGACGATTATTTATCAATCCGTATCGAAGGAAAAGCAGTCGATGGCGATCAGCCTCTGGACGGTATCCGTTATGGTCGCTCCGGCCATTGGACCAACTTTGGGTGGTTTAATCACCAATGCTTGGGGGTGGGAGGCGCTGTTTTATGCGAATGTGCCTGTAGGCTTCATAGCTATTCTGAGCGCTGCGCTTTGCCTGCCTGACCGCAAGGGTTCGGCTGGCGTAACCTTGGATGCCTGGGGATTGGTCACCGTGGTGGTTGGAAATGTCTCCCTGCTGATGTATTTTACCAAAGGAAGCGATCTCGGATGGTTCTCCGCTCCGTCTCTCGCTTTATTGCTGGCAGGCCTTGCTGGCATTGCCGCCTTCATTTGGAGGGAGCTGAGCGCGAAGGAGCCGCTGCTGAACATCCGCGTATTTCAATATCCGAAATATGCGATGGGCACGATATTGAATTGCCTCATTTCGGTAGGACTTTATTCCAGCGTGTTTCTCATTCCTTTATTCCTGGAGGAAGCACAGGGAGCTTCCTCCTTCACGAGCGGGTTAATCATGCTTCCGGGGGCGATCATTATGATTCTGGTGACGATGGCTACGGGCAAGCTGTATGGTAAATTCGACCCGGTATGGTTCGTACTGGCCGGCGTCCTGCTGCTCTGCATTGCTTCCTGGGAATTCAGCCGGCTCACGATGCACTCCTCCATCGGATACGTGATGATTTGGATGATTCTGCGTTACATCGGGGTAGGCCTCGCAACTTCTCCGGTGACGAATATTTCCATGAGCCATATTCCGGCAGAGCATGTCGGTTCGGCAACATCGATCTCGAACTGGCTGCGCCAAGCCGTTGCGGCGCTCGCCATAGCCATATTCAGCTCGATTCTGGCGGTCAGAACAGGAGCTCATCTTGCGGAGCTCCGCGGAGAGAAAGTCGGCGAAGCCTTGAAACAGGCCGCTTTTCTTTATGGCTCGAACGACACGTTCCTTGCAGCAACCGCCGTTCTTATTTTTGCCGTACCACTCTCACTCTTATTGAGAAAAAGAAAAGCGAATGCTTAA
- a CDS encoding AraC family transcriptional regulator: MDLLTSMNDAMKYIEEHLAEDIDFKEVAKRAACSEYHFKRMFSFLAGVPLSEYIRRRRLTSAAFELQDGEARVIDVALKYGYSSPDAFTRAFQSLHGNTPSEARLNGHALKAYPRMTFQLTIQGGSEMNYRIVDKEAFSIVGLMKRVPIVFQGVNPEIASMWESLDAGLIGQLKALSNMEPGGLISASVNFSEGRMEERGELDHYIGVATTQTCPDHLAQLVVPASTWAVFEAVGPFPDTLQHVWGRIYSEWFPSSSYELAPGPEILWNESKDVSSQAYRSEIWIPVLKKQLPK, translated from the coding sequence ATGGATTTGCTTACAAGCATGAATGACGCAATGAAGTACATCGAAGAACATCTGGCCGAAGATATCGACTTTAAAGAAGTCGCAAAGCGCGCAGCCTGCTCGGAATATCATTTCAAGCGAATGTTTTCCTTCCTTGCAGGCGTACCGTTGTCGGAATACATCCGCCGGAGACGGCTCACTTCCGCAGCATTCGAGCTTCAAGACGGCGAAGCGAGGGTAATCGATGTGGCGTTGAAATACGGGTACAGCTCACCGGATGCTTTTACACGCGCTTTTCAGAGCCTGCATGGCAACACGCCGTCTGAAGCTAGGCTGAACGGCCATGCTCTCAAAGCTTATCCGCGCATGACCTTCCAACTAACCATTCAAGGAGGAAGCGAAATGAACTACCGTATAGTAGACAAAGAGGCTTTTAGCATTGTCGGCCTGATGAAACGCGTCCCGATCGTATTCCAAGGTGTCAATCCGGAAATTGCGTCCATGTGGGAAAGCCTGGATGCTGGGTTGATCGGGCAGCTGAAAGCCCTGTCCAACATGGAGCCAGGCGGCCTGATCAGCGCATCTGTGAACTTCTCGGAGGGAAGGATGGAGGAAAGAGGAGAACTGGATCATTACATCGGCGTGGCTACAACCCAGACATGTCCGGATCATCTGGCACAGCTAGTAGTCCCGGCCTCGACATGGGCGGTGTTCGAAGCGGTCGGGCCGTTTCCAGATACGCTTCAGCATGTGTGGGGGCGCATATATTCGGAGTGGTTCCCCTCGTCAAGCTATGAGCTCGCCCCAGGTCCGGAAATATTGTGGAACGAAAGTAAAGACGTTTCATCGCAGGCGTACAGAAGCGAAATATGGATTCCTGTACTGAAAAAGCAGCTGCCTAAATAA
- a CDS encoding S9 family peptidase, translating to MAKPALSPCGSWKSPITAQDIAQSRISFQEILVDQDIIYWVESRPTEQGRYVIVRADEDGKMSDVTPPGYSARTLVNSYGGGSFTLSGGTVYFSNFVASSEESPYARHHDQRLFRQKEGSTTEPLTDTLSVCYADGVYDSQRGRLISVREDGQLTLHGQGMQSLVSIDPVSGQQEMLAYGNDFYAAPRLSPDGKRLCWLTWNYPSMPWDGSELWVADVNDEGMLCNPKQIAGGTEEAIFQPEWSPQGELFFISDRTNWWNLYRWDGDKTSVVYQKAADFGAPQWTLRMAQYDFIPDGRIVCSYVEQGAWRLAVIDVHSNKLTDIPSRYTEISHLRAGTNFVAFLGGAHDMPLSVVKLSLETMQETVIKSSLTNYEKFLPYVSKPEPITFVTSGNEQAYAFYYPPHNLDFGIPVQEKPPLIIKSHGGPTAAASTALDLEIQYFTSRGFAVVDVNYRGSTGYGRNYRLSLYGNWGIYDKEDCISAAKYLEERGEIDGERILARGGSAGGFTTLCLLAFSTICRAGASYYGVSDLEKIVVNSDKLEAKYPFRLIGKYPEQAELYRERSPAFHAERITNPAIFFQGLEDPIVPPEQTEGIVASLTQRGVPVAAFYYPHEQHGFRIAANIKKSLEAELYFYSQILQFTPADPLEPFPINNLK from the coding sequence ATGGCAAAGCCTGCATTGTCGCCTTGCGGCAGCTGGAAATCGCCGATCACGGCACAGGATATCGCCCAGAGCAGAATTTCCTTCCAAGAGATTCTTGTCGATCAAGATATCATTTATTGGGTCGAATCCAGACCGACGGAGCAGGGGCGGTATGTCATCGTCAGAGCTGATGAGGACGGAAAGATGTCCGACGTTACTCCGCCGGGGTACAGCGCCCGAACGCTGGTTAACTCGTACGGGGGCGGATCTTTTACGCTCTCGGGCGGGACGGTCTATTTCTCTAACTTCGTAGCCAGCTCAGAAGAGTCGCCCTATGCTAGACATCATGATCAGCGGCTGTTCCGCCAGAAGGAGGGAAGCACGACTGAACCGCTAACGGATACACTGTCCGTCTGTTATGCCGACGGCGTCTACGATTCACAGCGGGGCCGCCTGATCAGCGTCCGGGAGGACGGGCAGCTGACCCTTCATGGCCAAGGCATGCAGTCGCTCGTATCGATCGACCCGGTTAGCGGCCAGCAAGAAATGCTGGCTTACGGCAACGATTTCTACGCGGCACCGCGCTTATCGCCCGATGGCAAACGCTTATGCTGGCTCACATGGAATTATCCGAGCATGCCGTGGGATGGCAGCGAGCTCTGGGTGGCTGATGTAAATGACGAAGGTATGCTATGCAATCCGAAACAAATTGCAGGCGGTACCGAGGAAGCGATTTTTCAGCCTGAATGGTCACCGCAGGGGGAGCTGTTCTTCATCTCGGATCGTACGAATTGGTGGAATCTTTACCGCTGGGACGGCGATAAGACGTCCGTTGTTTACCAGAAAGCGGCAGACTTCGGCGCGCCTCAATGGACCTTGCGCATGGCTCAGTACGATTTCATCCCGGATGGCCGGATTGTCTGCTCGTATGTGGAACAGGGGGCCTGGAGGCTTGCCGTTATTGACGTGCACAGCAATAAGCTCACGGATATTCCGTCGCGATACACGGAAATCAGCCATCTGCGAGCAGGGACGAATTTCGTTGCTTTTCTGGGAGGCGCTCATGATATGCCCTTATCCGTCGTCAAGCTCTCGCTGGAGACGATGCAGGAGACGGTAATTAAATCATCTTTGACGAACTATGAGAAGTTTCTTCCTTATGTCTCGAAGCCCGAACCGATCACCTTTGTGACGAGCGGGAACGAGCAGGCATATGCCTTCTACTATCCGCCGCATAATTTGGATTTTGGCATCCCAGTGCAAGAGAAGCCCCCGCTAATTATCAAAAGTCATGGGGGGCCTACCGCAGCAGCCTCCACCGCGCTTGACCTGGAGATTCAATATTTCACGAGCCGCGGCTTCGCCGTCGTCGATGTAAATTATCGGGGGAGCACGGGCTATGGGCGTAATTATCGGCTGTCCTTATATGGGAATTGGGGCATTTATGATAAAGAGGATTGCATCAGCGCGGCGAAGTATTTGGAGGAGAGGGGAGAGATCGACGGCGAGCGGATTTTGGCCCGCGGCGGCAGTGCAGGCGGATTTACGACGCTGTGCTTGCTGGCTTTCTCGACCATTTGCCGGGCGGGGGCCAGCTACTATGGCGTCTCCGATTTGGAGAAAATCGTGGTGAACAGCGATAAGCTGGAAGCCAAGTATCCGTTTAGGCTGATCGGGAAATATCCCGAACAGGCGGAGCTGTACCGGGAACGATCGCCGGCTTTTCATGCCGAACGAATTACGAATCCGGCCATCTTTTTTCAAGGTCTTGAGGATCCCATCGTCCCGCCGGAGCAAACGGAAGGGATCGTGGCGTCTCTGACTCAGCGCGGAGTTCCCGTGGCCGCCTTCTATTATCCTCATGAGCAGCATGGCTTTCGCATAGCGGCAAACATTAAAAAGTCCTTGGAGGCGGAGCTGTATTTTTACTCGCAAATATTGCAGTTTACCCCGGCAGACCCGCTTGAGCCGTTTCCGATCAACAACTTAAAGTAA
- a CDS encoding pyridoxal phosphate-dependent decarboxylase family protein: MGKKAKLAAKLFAERLEQHLEAQDEQERLDLEGPGSSSLESWFIGPKAENEELFSGLIQQAVKQISSDRREYFPDDPIYITDEIKQSPSFKNSVDVLTENYSKLLEQLSGSVPFYSYRYQAHMNWDLTMPGLLGYFAAMLYNQNNVAAESSPVTTVLEMVTGDDLCEMLGYTIPSDEEIEQGAIRPWGHITCDGSVANLEAMWAARNLKYYAVSAAEALKNEAELAAARQISIPLLNGQHGVLTELDTWTLLNLKVDDVLAIPGRIAELLSQTTGKDEAETVNQALSKYTLQTLGFEEFSRKYLFDVMQPAAILVTSTMHYSWPKSAAVLGMGASSIIPVPVNMDARMEISELRQRLDQCLAIRQPVLMTVCVIGSTEESAVDPIADVIQLREEYRERGLEFVIHADAAWGGYFASILREDTHKTLLMAGKRPYTPAMTMNEYVTAQYEALQDADSITIDPHKAGYIPYPAGGLCYRNSSMRDIVSFQAPVVYHGGIDPTVGIYGIEGSKPGAAAAGVYLSHRVIRTDQSGYGKLLGKTLFNSKRLYAAILTMTREDDPFIVVPFHRIPAEREGGTAEEIKEQLAYIKEFIVDKTNDEIIHNQQTMELFRQLGSDQSIVPYTFNLKTAEGLNTDVALMNRLNLEIFKMLSLSPDRHEVGATPMFITQSAFDPNTYGHGFVDAYKQRLGLSGGDSEPVNFLLSTTMSPFLTDTSEGNFIPVLIEALRETVFKAIENIKVNP, from the coding sequence ATGGGCAAAAAGGCAAAGCTCGCCGCAAAGCTCTTTGCAGAGCGTTTGGAGCAGCACTTGGAAGCGCAGGACGAGCAAGAAAGATTGGATTTGGAGGGACCTGGCAGTTCCTCGCTAGAAAGCTGGTTTATCGGCCCAAAGGCCGAAAATGAGGAATTGTTCAGCGGCTTGATCCAGCAGGCTGTGAAGCAGATTAGCAGCGACCGCCGCGAGTATTTTCCAGACGATCCTATATATATTACAGACGAAATCAAACAATCGCCTTCATTCAAGAACAGCGTAGACGTACTGACCGAGAACTACAGCAAGCTGCTGGAGCAGCTGAGCGGATCGGTCCCTTTCTATAGCTACCGCTATCAGGCTCATATGAACTGGGACTTGACGATGCCGGGGCTGCTCGGGTATTTCGCGGCCATGCTGTATAACCAGAATAATGTCGCCGCGGAATCCTCGCCCGTGACTACGGTGCTGGAAATGGTTACGGGGGACGACCTGTGCGAAATGCTGGGGTACACCATTCCCAGCGATGAAGAAATCGAGCAGGGGGCGATCAGGCCATGGGGCCATATCACCTGTGACGGTTCGGTCGCGAACTTGGAAGCGATGTGGGCGGCGAGAAATTTGAAGTATTACGCCGTTTCCGCTGCCGAGGCGCTGAAGAACGAGGCGGAGTTGGCAGCGGCGCGCCAAATATCCATCCCCTTGCTGAACGGTCAACACGGAGTGCTGACGGAGCTGGATACATGGACGTTATTGAATTTAAAAGTGGACGATGTACTCGCGATCCCGGGCCGAATCGCAGAATTATTAAGCCAAACCACAGGCAAGGATGAGGCCGAGACCGTTAACCAGGCACTGAGCAAATATACCCTGCAAACGCTGGGTTTCGAAGAGTTCTCCCGCAAATATTTATTCGATGTGATGCAGCCAGCGGCCATCCTCGTGACATCGACGATGCACTATTCCTGGCCGAAATCTGCGGCAGTGCTTGGCATGGGAGCCAGCAGCATTATTCCTGTGCCCGTGAATATGGATGCCCGCATGGAAATCAGCGAGCTGCGCCAACGGCTGGATCAATGCCTGGCGATCAGGCAGCCGGTTCTGATGACCGTCTGCGTCATAGGCAGTACCGAAGAGAGTGCTGTTGACCCGATTGCGGATGTGATCCAATTGCGCGAGGAATACCGCGAGCGGGGTCTGGAATTTGTCATCCACGCGGATGCCGCCTGGGGCGGCTACTTCGCATCTATTCTAAGGGAAGATACTCATAAAACCCTGCTGATGGCCGGCAAACGCCCTTATACGCCAGCCATGACAATGAACGAATACGTCACCGCGCAGTATGAAGCATTACAAGACGCGGATTCGATTACGATTGACCCGCATAAGGCGGGATATATTCCTTACCCGGCTGGCGGCTTATGTTACCGCAATTCATCGATGCGCGACATCGTCAGCTTCCAGGCTCCGGTAGTTTATCACGGGGGCATTGATCCGACGGTTGGCATTTACGGGATTGAAGGGTCGAAGCCGGGTGCAGCGGCCGCTGGCGTGTACCTCAGTCACCGGGTCATTCGCACCGATCAGAGCGGGTATGGCAAGCTGCTCGGCAAAACGCTGTTTAACAGCAAGCGCTTATATGCCGCCATTTTGACGATGACACGAGAAGATGATCCCTTTATCGTCGTTCCGTTTCACCGGATTCCTGCAGAACGGGAGGGAGGAACGGCGGAGGAAATCAAGGAACAGCTGGCCTACATCAAGGAATTCATCGTCGATAAAACGAATGACGAAATCATCCATAACCAGCAAACGATGGAGCTGTTCCGCCAGCTCGGCTCCGACCAGTCTATCGTACCGTATACCTTCAATCTGAAGACGGCAGAAGGCCTGAATACCGATGTTGCTCTCATGAACCGGCTGAACCTTGAAATCTTTAAAATGCTCAGCTTGTCCCCGGACCGGCATGAAGTCGGCGCTACGCCAATGTTCATTACGCAGTCGGCGTTTGATCCGAACACCTACGGTCATGGCTTCGTGGATGCTTATAAGCAGCGGCTAGGGTTAAGCGGCGGGGACAGCGAACCGGTCAATTTCCTTCTGTCTACGACGATGAGCCCATTTCTGACCGACACGTCGGAAGGCAATTTCATTCCTGTCTTAATTGAAGCATTGCGCGAGACAGTGTTTAAAGCGATAGAGAATATTAAAGTCAATCCGTAG
- the splB gene encoding spore photoproduct lyase gives MIKPFTPKLVYFEPDALEYPLGKELYDKFANMDVEIRYTTSHNQVRNLPGDNDFQRYRVAKSTLVVGIRKTLKFDTSKPSAEYAIPFATGCMGHCHYCYLQTTMGSKPYIRTYVNVEEILGAADKYMAERAPEPTRFEASCTSDIVGIDHLTHTLKRAIEHFGQSEYGKLRFVTKFHHVDHLLDAKHNGKTRFRFSVNADYVINNFEPGTSPLAQRIEAAGKVARAGYPLGFIVAPIYLHEGWEEGYYHMFERLDAELPEDAREDITFEFIQHRFTKPAKRVIEKNYPMTKLELDEEKRRYKWGKYGIGKYIYPKEEEEDLKTHLQGYMEKFFPKAKLEYFT, from the coding sequence ATGATCAAGCCGTTTACGCCGAAGCTCGTCTATTTCGAGCCCGACGCCCTGGAATATCCGCTCGGTAAAGAGCTGTATGACAAATTCGCCAACATGGACGTCGAAATCCGCTATACGACTTCCCATAATCAGGTCAGGAACCTGCCGGGAGACAATGACTTTCAAAGGTACCGGGTGGCGAAGTCTACGCTAGTCGTCGGTATCCGCAAAACGCTGAAGTTCGATACGTCCAAGCCTTCGGCAGAGTACGCAATCCCTTTTGCTACAGGCTGTATGGGGCATTGCCATTACTGTTATTTGCAGACGACGATGGGCAGCAAGCCATACATCCGCACCTATGTCAATGTGGAAGAAATTTTGGGGGCTGCGGACAAATACATGGCAGAACGTGCGCCGGAGCCGACCCGGTTCGAAGCCTCCTGCACTTCCGACATCGTCGGCATCGATCATCTGACGCATACACTCAAGCGGGCTATAGAGCATTTCGGCCAATCCGAATACGGGAAGCTGAGGTTCGTGACGAAGTTCCATCATGTGGATCATCTGCTTGATGCGAAGCATAACGGCAAAACGCGCTTTCGCTTCAGTGTGAACGCCGACTATGTCATCAACAATTTTGAACCTGGAACATCGCCGCTGGCGCAAAGAATCGAGGCTGCAGGCAAAGTGGCAAGAGCCGGATATCCGCTTGGCTTTATCGTAGCTCCAATCTATTTGCATGAAGGCTGGGAGGAGGGCTACTACCATATGTTTGAGCGTCTGGATGCCGAATTGCCGGAGGATGCAAGGGAGGATATCACATTCGAATTCATTCAGCATCGGTTTACCAAGCCGGCGAAGCGGGTTATTGAGAAAAATTACCCGATGACCAAGCTCGAACTGGACGAAGAAAAACGAAGATACAAGTGGGGCAAATACGGCATTGGCAAGTATATTTATCCTAAAGAAGAGGAAGAGGATTTGAAAACTCATCTTCAGGGCTACATGGAGAAGTTTTTTCCTAAGGCGAAGCTGGAATACTTCACTTAG
- a CDS encoding transcriptional regulator SplA domain-containing protein has translation METNHQSEAYKPGDIVYVFYRNPHTQDVTHIQQAAVVNNPDNPQELAMFLYETYYPLTQEMAVYATEEEAEQAYRYYFGTASEGSFE, from the coding sequence ATGGAAACCAACCATCAGTCTGAAGCCTATAAGCCCGGGGATATCGTCTATGTTTTCTATCGCAACCCGCATACACAGGATGTAACCCATATCCAGCAGGCCGCGGTCGTCAATAACCCGGATAATCCGCAGGAGCTGGCGATGTTTCTGTATGAAACCTACTATCCTTTAACTCAGGAAATGGCCGTATATGCTACGGAAGAGGAAGCGGAGCAGGCGTATCGGTATTATTTCGGGACTGCTTCGGAAGGGAGCTTCGAATGA
- a CDS encoding lytic polysaccharide monooxygenase, with product MTAEVMIDRKYSKIKMFLVAAGTILVMLACSTLFADSASAHGHVVDSRADLCAKGENVNCGRIIYEPFSIEGRGDFPEFGVPDGKIASAGIFLELDEQSSTRWKKVNMKGGEHTFHWKIVANHSTNTWDYYITKKGWDPNQPLKRSDLELFCRYIDDGAIPPDDVYNDCFIPNDREGYYVIVAVWDIADTPNAFYQVMDVNLSINPNAPTTPQPGFPGDPNRFGEYLVWNTIRIYNTGDVVFHNGQFWEALWWTQGQEPGTTGQYGPWKLLGNTPPQ from the coding sequence ATGACAGCTGAAGTTATGATAGACCGTAAATATTCGAAAATTAAAATGTTCCTGGTCGCCGCGGGGACGATACTCGTCATGCTGGCCTGTTCCACGCTGTTTGCTGATAGCGCTTCCGCGCACGGGCATGTAGTCGACAGTCGCGCCGATTTGTGCGCGAAGGGAGAGAACGTGAACTGTGGCAGAATTATTTATGAGCCATTCAGTATCGAGGGACGAGGGGATTTCCCTGAATTCGGCGTACCTGACGGCAAGATTGCCAGCGCAGGAATTTTTCTGGAGCTCGATGAGCAATCATCCACGCGTTGGAAGAAAGTGAATATGAAGGGCGGGGAGCATACGTTCCACTGGAAAATCGTTGCGAACCACAGCACGAACACTTGGGATTATTATATTACCAAGAAAGGCTGGGATCCGAATCAGCCGCTGAAGCGCTCGGATCTGGAGCTGTTCTGCAGATACATCGATGATGGAGCCATCCCGCCGGACGACGTCTATAATGATTGCTTCATTCCGAACGACCGCGAAGGCTATTACGTAATCGTCGCTGTATGGGATATCGCGGACACGCCAAATGCCTTCTATCAAGTGATGGACGTCAATTTGAGCATTAATCCAAACGCGCCGACGACTCCACAGCCAGGATTCCCTGGCGATCCGAACCGTTTCGGCGAATATCTGGTCTGGAATACGATCCGCATCTACAATACGGGTGATGTTGTATTCCATAACGGACAATTCTGGGAAGCGCTGTGGTGGACGCAAGGCCAAGAGCCAGGCACTACGGGACAATATGGTCCATGGAAGCTGCTTGGTAACACGCCTCCTCAGTGA
- a CDS encoding NPP1 family protein — protein MNKMIQVHHDHPYTRTDKEKLGRGKRGRAVLFVVLMFALLLANTAIPAGSASAASDLDLAYRWAPVHIQDTDSSDYDADYLTAIDFDGDWDTSNNWENQSVDPGRLKGTAYYSIVETTTHWFILYAFYHPRDWTDFPFFGLDEHENDLEGVLTVVRKDGTEYGRLEAMVTVFHKDFYSFKPSDSTFTNGQETIDGTVRYLSYDGMNHPVTFQEAKGHGIKAWDGTSYANTDVIYYYPSRDVAGVPKGGNDRNVKYKLVDIFAPNGMWDHRFDPKTFSSWGAFNGNNGTGGANAPWAWDDKDDGGQLKGGELATDPAKLISIYFGNLGSFSREYVRNPYIS, from the coding sequence ATGAACAAAATGATCCAGGTTCATCATGATCATCCATACACTCGGACGGATAAGGAGAAGCTTGGACGGGGAAAGCGGGGCAGGGCGGTATTGTTCGTTGTCTTGATGTTTGCGCTCCTGCTCGCGAACACGGCAATTCCAGCTGGAAGCGCTTCAGCGGCGAGCGATTTGGATTTGGCTTACCGCTGGGCGCCCGTACACATTCAAGATACGGACAGCAGCGATTATGACGCAGATTATCTAACGGCCATCGATTTTGATGGGGATTGGGACACTTCGAACAATTGGGAGAATCAATCCGTTGATCCCGGACGTCTCAAAGGCACAGCGTATTATTCGATCGTGGAAACCACGACGCACTGGTTCATTTTATATGCCTTTTATCACCCTCGCGATTGGACGGATTTTCCCTTCTTCGGCCTCGATGAGCATGAGAATGATTTGGAGGGAGTTCTGACGGTTGTTCGCAAGGATGGCACGGAATATGGCCGGCTGGAGGCAATGGTAACGGTATTCCATAAGGATTTCTACTCATTCAAACCCAGCGACAGCACGTTCACGAACGGCCAGGAGACGATTGATGGAACAGTACGCTACCTCAGCTATGACGGAATGAATCATCCGGTAACATTCCAGGAAGCTAAAGGCCACGGCATCAAGGCATGGGACGGAACCAGTTATGCGAATACCGACGTAATCTATTATTATCCGAGCAGAGACGTTGCCGGCGTGCCAAAGGGAGGTAATGACCGCAATGTAAAATATAAGCTCGTAGATATCTTTGCGCCTAACGGGATGTGGGACCACAGGTTTGATCCGAAAACCTTCTCCAGCTGGGGGGCGTTCAACGGCAATAACGGCACAGGAGGCGCTAATGCTCCCTGGGCCTGGGACGACAAGGACGACGGCGGCCAGTTGAAAGGCGGGGAATTAGCCACCGATCCGGCTAAGCTCATCTCGATTTATTTCGGCAATCTTGGCAGCTTCAGCAGGGAATATGTCCGCAATCCCTATATTTCTTAA